From a region of the Halanaerobium hydrogeniformans genome:
- a CDS encoding TIGR04283 family arsenosugar biosynthesis glycosyltransferase, translated as MDYSLSVIIPVLNEEYNIVRIIDYIEKENVKAEIIVSDGDSEDLTVEKAKAKGAKVVVGNAGRGQQLNRGAQLATAPLLLFLHADSRLEKSALESLVKNMTKKEDKIGGCFKLKIESEHPLLKFISWSSNLRAKYLNLIFGDQGIFIRKKAFQEIGGFPEIELMEDWEFSKKMAAYGDLEFLEDKIYTSARRWEKNGVLKTFFLMHKIKILYILGVKPRKLKKIYKDSR; from the coding sequence ATGGATTACAGTCTTTCAGTGATTATTCCTGTGCTTAATGAAGAGTATAATATTGTTCGAATTATAGATTATATTGAAAAGGAAAATGTAAAAGCTGAAATAATTGTTTCTGATGGTGATAGTGAAGATTTAACTGTAGAGAAAGCAAAAGCAAAGGGAGCAAAAGTTGTTGTTGGAAATGCAGGCAGAGGTCAGCAGTTAAATCGGGGAGCTCAACTTGCAACAGCACCACTATTACTTTTTTTGCATGCGGATTCCAGGTTAGAAAAATCTGCTTTGGAGAGTTTAGTAAAGAATATGACTAAAAAAGAAGATAAAATAGGTGGATGTTTTAAATTGAAAATTGAATCCGAACATCCTCTGCTTAAGTTTATTTCCTGGTCTTCTAATTTAAGAGCTAAATATTTAAATTTAATTTTTGGTGATCAGGGTATATTTATTCGCAAAAAAGCCTTTCAAGAAATTGGTGGTTTTCCAGAAATAGAACTAATGGAGGACTGGGAATTTTCCAAAAAAATGGCTGCTTATGGAGATTTAGAGTTTTTAGAAGATAAAATTTATACTTCAGCAAGACGCTGGGAAAAGAATGGAGTTTTAAAAACTTTTTTTTTAATGCATAAAATAAAAATTTTATATATTTTAGGTGTAAAACCAAGAAAATTAAAGAAAATTTATAAAGATTCTCGTTAG
- a CDS encoding bifunctional aconitate hydratase 2/2-methylisocitrate dehydratase, with the protein MEDRFKNLIDILDGYKNRAVKRREVHGLEPRPLSAKEVELLFNALSLEGLGDKTYTIFKEESLDNLILKLITNQVRRGTFPASHAKADGLSKLIKKAKLSEKENQYLSADKALRLLADMKGGAAAARLIDLFSKEIYKDEITKILKNTVLLTKKDFNTLKELASENPYFEEKVAEIMLSWAKREFASDWELDSHYQGISLRVGDNITTGHLSPSKNADSRTDHPLHAKHVMEGREDEEDLLQRLEKLKEKKSTVIFTAGKALGEGSSRKSATYTMQQLLGKDVEGEPEKKKGGIVAAKSFAPIFKESLVASGILPLEVDTTDISEGDDLEIDLAQQKIIVNDKLELAVELPIDYKLKKIAAGGMTYFDAGNELQTMALEYCNDKGIETGDIKTPAQENIIIEKSRPPQTLAQKIVAYNRLDGKDTILPGETAQVKMRGAFSQDTTGPMTMEEYQSMAGEDFGADFVVQSLCHTGECPSSSDRDTHRFLNEFVSKRGGVSLETGEGIIHTIGNRFVLPTDVIVGGDSHTRTPRGVSFPAASDIVAGVMKYGKQDLTMDQSVKVVFRGKPEPGITARDLVSALVVYAEKTVGKDIYNGRIIEMEGLEFLSSDERYILTNAVAERSASAGVVPSDQTTIETIKDNLDYLKNREDADSSPSVRRTIKAVEEYLKDPILFQADEDADYSAVIEIPLSEIKDPIVAKPHHPDNVAYLNETAGEKVDEVYIGSCVGGDLKSIQEAAEILSGHKIPHGVNVVVGPASRDIYQELMVDGSMIKLTEAGATVIMPGCGLCMGNKRRIGSNSTAFTTTTRNYQSRIGPADSRTYLGSAQVAACTAILGRIPSTKEYMDFYLNRDKN; encoded by the coding sequence ATGGAAGATAGATTTAAAAATTTAATTGATATTTTAGATGGATATAAAAATAGAGCAGTTAAACGACGTGAAGTTCATGGTTTAGAACCCAGACCACTCTCAGCTAAAGAGGTAGAGCTTTTGTTTAATGCTTTAAGCCTTGAAGGGCTTGGTGATAAAACCTATACAATTTTTAAAGAAGAAAGTTTGGATAATTTAATCTTAAAACTGATCACTAATCAGGTCAGAAGAGGTACTTTTCCTGCTTCTCATGCAAAAGCAGATGGGTTATCTAAATTAATTAAGAAAGCAAAACTAAGTGAGAAGGAAAACCAATATCTTAGTGCTGATAAAGCTTTAAGACTTTTGGCTGATATGAAGGGTGGAGCTGCAGCAGCACGCTTAATAGATCTTTTTTCTAAAGAGATATATAAAGATGAAATAACTAAGATTTTAAAAAATACGGTTTTATTAACTAAAAAAGATTTTAATACATTAAAAGAATTAGCTTCAGAAAATCCTTATTTTGAAGAAAAAGTGGCAGAAATAATGTTAAGTTGGGCAAAGAGAGAATTTGCCTCTGACTGGGAATTGGATTCTCACTATCAGGGCATTTCTTTAAGAGTAGGAGATAATATTACTACAGGTCATTTAAGTCCTTCTAAAAATGCTGATAGTAGAACTGACCATCCCTTACATGCCAAACATGTTATGGAAGGTCGCGAAGATGAGGAAGATTTACTGCAGAGATTAGAAAAATTAAAAGAAAAAAAATCGACTGTTATTTTTACAGCAGGCAAAGCACTTGGTGAAGGATCGTCCCGTAAATCTGCCACCTATACAATGCAGCAGTTATTGGGTAAAGATGTAGAAGGTGAACCCGAAAAAAAGAAGGGTGGAATAGTTGCAGCCAAAAGTTTCGCTCCAATTTTCAAAGAGTCCTTAGTTGCGTCTGGTATTTTACCTCTAGAAGTTGATACCACTGATATTAGTGAAGGTGATGATTTAGAAATAGATTTAGCACAGCAAAAAATTATCGTTAATGACAAACTAGAGCTTGCTGTTGAACTTCCAATCGACTATAAATTAAAAAAGATTGCAGCTGGTGGTATGACATATTTTGATGCTGGTAATGAGCTGCAGACGATGGCTCTTGAATATTGCAATGATAAAGGAATTGAAACAGGTGATATAAAAACACCTGCTCAAGAAAATATTATTATAGAAAAGAGCAGGCCTCCTCAAACTTTAGCTCAAAAGATTGTAGCTTATAATAGGCTTGATGGTAAGGATACAATTCTGCCTGGAGAAACTGCCCAGGTTAAGATGCGGGGAGCATTTTCTCAAGATACAACAGGTCCAATGACCATGGAAGAATATCAATCTATGGCTGGAGAGGATTTTGGAGCCGATTTCGTTGTCCAATCTTTATGTCATACTGGAGAATGCCCATCCAGTTCAGATAGAGATACTCACCGCTTTTTAAATGAATTTGTTAGCAAAAGAGGTGGAGTAAGCTTAGAAACAGGTGAGGGCATTATCCATACAATTGGAAATAGATTTGTACTACCTACAGATGTTATTGTGGGTGGTGATTCTCATACCAGAACTCCAAGAGGAGTTTCATTTCCTGCAGCTTCTGATATAGTAGCTGGTGTTATGAAATATGGTAAACAGGATTTAACCATGGATCAATCGGTAAAAGTAGTATTTAGAGGCAAGCCTGAGCCAGGTATTACTGCTCGTGATTTAGTTTCTGCATTAGTTGTTTATGCAGAAAAAACAGTGGGTAAAGATATCTATAATGGTAGAATTATTGAAATGGAAGGTCTTGAATTTTTAAGTTCTGATGAAAGATATATTCTTACAAATGCTGTTGCCGAAAGAAGTGCTTCTGCAGGTGTAGTTCCAAGTGATCAAACAACTATTGAAACTATAAAAGATAACCTGGATTATTTAAAAAATCGTGAAGATGCTGATAGCTCACCATCAGTTAGAAGAACTATCAAAGCAGTAGAAGAATATTTAAAAGACCCAATATTATTTCAAGCTGATGAAGATGCAGATTATTCAGCAGTAATAGAAATACCTCTTTCTGAAATAAAAGACCCGATAGTGGCAAAACCACATCATCCAGACAATGTTGCTTACTTAAATGAGACAGCTGGAGAAAAAGTTGATGAGGTGTATATAGGAAGCTGTGTAGGTGGAGATCTTAAAAGTATTCAAGAAGCAGCTGAGATACTATCTGGGCATAAGATTCCACATGGTGTTAATGTTGTAGTTGGACCTGCATCACGTGATATTTATCAGGAATTGATGGTAGATGGAAGTATGATAAAATTAACTGAAGCAGGAGCAACTGTAATTATGCCTGGTTGTGGACTTTGTATGGGTAATAAACGTAGAATTGGTTCTAATTCAACTGCTTTTACAACAACTACCCGTAATTATCAATCAAGAATAGGTCCAGCTGATTCGAGAACTTATTTAGGTAGTGCTCAAGTAGCCGCCTGTACAGCAATTTTGGGTAGGATACCTTCAACAAAAGAGTATATGGATTTTTATTTAAACAGAGATAAAAATTAA
- a CDS encoding YdcF family protein, whose product MLALEKIISSFLMPPGFFIIILLIITVYLFFKSDSKLIKFLATATLIFLIFISTAFGVKVLLLPLENYAEEISVDLEEDHPIVVLGGGNYYKTDGSAEPSVHSKQRLAKAYELHRTLNTKIIYSGGVGLGHDNFSEADAAKEFLSGLGLESEKYESEDQARSTYENALYIKKWLNENEIERIYLVTSAYHMYRSARAFRAQEIDFLAHHSGFIYDHKFSWLNYLPNRGALQVNLSALHEWVGIVWYYLRARI is encoded by the coding sequence ATGCTTGCATTAGAAAAAATAATTTCTTCTTTTTTGATGCCTCCGGGGTTTTTTATTATAATATTATTGATTATAACAGTTTATTTGTTTTTTAAATCTGATTCTAAATTAATAAAGTTTTTAGCAACAGCTACTTTAATTTTTTTAATTTTTATTTCTACAGCTTTTGGTGTAAAAGTCTTGCTTTTACCTTTAGAAAATTATGCAGAAGAGATATCGGTTGATTTAGAAGAAGATCATCCAATTGTAGTATTAGGGGGAGGAAATTATTATAAAACTGATGGAAGTGCTGAGCCCTCAGTTCACAGCAAACAAAGATTGGCTAAAGCTTATGAGCTTCATCGAACTCTCAATACTAAGATTATTTACTCTGGTGGTGTGGGTTTAGGTCATGATAACTTTAGTGAAGCTGATGCAGCTAAAGAATTTCTGTCAGGTCTTGGTTTAGAGAGTGAAAAATATGAAAGTGAAGATCAGGCACGCTCAACTTATGAAAATGCTCTTTACATCAAAAAATGGCTTAATGAAAATGAGATTGAAAGAATTTACCTTGTAACCTCAGCTTATCATATGTATCGTTCTGCCAGGGCTTTTAGAGCTCAAGAAATTGATTTTTTAGCTCATCATTCTGGTTTTATTTATGATCACAAATTTAGTTGGCTCAATTATTTACCAAATCGAGGTGCCTTACAGGTTAATTTATCTGCTTTACATGAGTGGGTTGGTATTGTATGGTATTATTTAAGAGCTCGGATTTGA
- a CDS encoding phosphotransferase family protein, whose translation MPLQEEMKKELEKYVKKKAFQRAIGISKNVEIEFLAQGEYNINYILKDEEDKFVIRLNLGSQMDLDDQIGYEFNALEQLAPSGVTPRPYYLDNSKEELPYGMLVMEYLPGRPLDYRKDLKKAAEVLASVHEVDIEDNTILIEEQKPLSAIWDECDSLLEKYFNSELADAQVKDFLKKVKVNLREKREKEREIIELLPLSIVNTELNSANFLVDDKNDRAYLVDWEKPLITTPLQDLSIFMVPTTTLWKADFIFNQGEEEEFLHHYLKARGLDERYQEISSALQLFNQFSVMRGISWSAMAWVEYQEPGRLIKNEDTFKTMESYLKMDFLELLFPQIG comes from the coding sequence ATGCCGCTTCAGGAAGAGATGAAAAAAGAACTTGAGAAATATGTAAAAAAGAAAGCATTTCAAAGGGCAATTGGAATTAGCAAAAATGTAGAAATAGAGTTTTTGGCTCAAGGTGAGTATAATATAAATTATATTCTTAAAGATGAGGAAGATAAATTTGTCATAAGGCTTAATCTTGGCAGTCAGATGGATCTTGATGATCAGATAGGTTATGAATTTAATGCTTTAGAACAACTGGCTCCTTCAGGTGTTACTCCAAGACCTTATTATCTTGATAATTCAAAGGAAGAACTTCCATATGGAATGCTGGTTATGGAATATTTGCCTGGAAGGCCTTTAGATTATCGGAAAGATTTAAAAAAAGCTGCAGAAGTATTGGCCAGTGTTCATGAGGTAGATATAGAGGACAATACAATCTTAATCGAAGAGCAGAAACCGTTGAGTGCTATCTGGGATGAATGTGATAGTCTTTTAGAGAAATACTTTAATTCTGAGCTGGCTGATGCTCAAGTTAAAGATTTTCTTAAAAAAGTTAAAGTTAATTTAAGAGAAAAAAGAGAAAAAGAAAGAGAGATTATTGAGCTTTTACCTCTTTCCATAGTAAATACTGAACTTAATTCTGCTAACTTTTTGGTTGATGATAAAAATGACAGGGCTTATTTGGTGGATTGGGAAAAGCCTTTAATTACAACACCACTCCAGGATTTAAGTATTTTTATGGTTCCCACAACCACTCTCTGGAAAGCTGATTTTATATTTAATCAGGGTGAAGAGGAAGAATTTCTTCATCATTATTTAAAAGCAAGAGGACTTGATGAGCGTTATCAAGAAATCAGTTCTGCTTTACAATTATTTAATCAATTTTCAGTAATGAGAGGTATTTCCTGGTCAGCTATGGCCTGGGTGGAATATCAAGAGCCGGGCCGGCTTATTAAAAATGAAGATACTTTTAAAACAATGGAAAGTTATTTGAAGATGGATTTTTTAGAACTATTATTTCCTCAGATCGGTTAA
- a CDS encoding PHP domain-containing protein — MKKKRKKIDLHMHTTASDGALTPKELVQKCLEFDLDVFSVTDHDNTTALRELEKEADKYPIEFVPGIEISTYRGEAEYHILGYYIDPENEALLGLTETILESRISRIHKMIEILTEMGYPLQYSDVQKYAAGVSIGRPHVARALIEKGYVENMQEAFTDKFIGGEGKAYVEKEKVLPAEAIEMILKAGGVPVIAHPYLINHGDPLDKKEIARLKKVGLKGVEVYQTKHDKKTTSKYKKIAEELDLLITGGSDYHGENSPGILPGDCGISRKEFRKLESFAASMV, encoded by the coding sequence ATGAAGAAAAAAAGAAAAAAGATAGATTTGCATATGCATACTACTGCTTCTGATGGTGCTTTAACTCCCAAAGAATTAGTGCAGAAATGTCTGGAGTTTGATCTTGATGTCTTTTCTGTTACTGATCATGATAATACAACTGCATTGAGGGAATTAGAAAAAGAAGCAGATAAATATCCAATAGAATTTGTACCTGGAATTGAAATTTCAACTTATAGAGGTGAAGCTGAATATCATATTTTAGGTTATTATATAGACCCTGAAAATGAAGCTTTATTGGGTCTTACTGAAACTATTTTGGAATCGAGAATTAGTAGAATCCATAAAATGATAGAAATATTGACTGAAATGGGATATCCTCTGCAATATTCTGATGTTCAAAAATATGCGGCTGGAGTGAGTATTGGTAGGCCCCATGTTGCTAGAGCCTTGATAGAAAAAGGTTATGTAGAAAACATGCAGGAAGCTTTTACAGATAAATTTATTGGTGGTGAAGGAAAAGCCTATGTTGAAAAGGAAAAAGTTCTTCCTGCAGAAGCTATTGAGATGATCTTAAAAGCTGGTGGTGTTCCTGTTATTGCTCATCCTTATTTGATTAATCATGGTGATCCTTTAGATAAAAAGGAAATTGCCAGGTTAAAAAAGGTTGGTTTAAAAGGGGTAGAGGTTTATCAAACAAAACATGATAAAAAAACTACTTCTAAATATAAAAAAATAGCTGAAGAACTTGACCTCTTAATAACAGGCGGTTCTGATTATCATGGAGAGAATTCACCTGGTATATTGCCTGGTGATTGTGGTATAAGCAGAAAAGAATTTAGAAAACTAGAAAGTTTTGCAGCATCTATGGTATAA
- a CDS encoding TIGR04282 family arsenosugar biosynthesis glycosyltransferase — MKAAFVIMSRAPIAGETKTRLQSHLSPVQCAELHKAFLKDIINKFSVIKKKYSNLDLYLSITPPGSENLFEELLNDDFKIIIQRGKDLGKKMYNSLFDAYNQSNAPVIITGSDLPSLPISIITESFAGLKERDLVIGPSLDGGYYLLGMKKPHLFLFDQEKWGNESVLEKTLKAASKHELKSHFLPEWYDVDTFNELLIFREYLKTTDKENCDYPLESKKIIDNLL, encoded by the coding sequence TTGAAGGCCGCATTTGTTATCATGAGTAGAGCGCCGATTGCTGGAGAGACTAAAACAAGACTTCAATCACATTTAAGCCCTGTTCAATGTGCAGAACTTCATAAAGCTTTTTTAAAAGATATAATAAATAAATTTTCGGTTATCAAAAAAAAGTACAGTAACTTAGATTTGTATTTAAGTATTACTCCTCCAGGTAGCGAGAATTTATTTGAAGAATTATTAAATGATGATTTTAAAATAATAATTCAAAGGGGTAAAGATCTGGGCAAAAAAATGTATAATTCCCTTTTTGATGCCTATAATCAGAGCAATGCTCCAGTGATTATAACTGGCTCTGACTTACCGTCTTTACCGATCAGTATAATTACCGAATCTTTTGCTGGTTTAAAAGAGAGAGATTTGGTTATTGGTCCATCACTAGATGGAGGTTATTATTTATTAGGAATGAAAAAGCCACATCTTTTTCTTTTTGATCAAGAAAAGTGGGGCAATGAATCCGTTTTAGAGAAAACTTTGAAAGCTGCTAGCAAACATGAGCTTAAAAGTCATTTTTTACCAGAATGGTATGATGTTGATACTTTTAATGAATTGCTTATTTTTAGAGAATATTTAAAGACTACTGATAAAGAGAATTGTGATTATCCACTTGAAAGTAAAAAAATTATAGACAATTTATTATAA
- a CDS encoding isocitrate/isopropylmalate dehydrogenase family protein — translation MHNVTMIAGDGIGPEISKAVADIIAAAGVEINWDKVEAGAGVMDKYGTPLPEQVFDSIRKNKVALKGPITTPVGSGFRSVNVAIRKELNLYANVRPLKVHAKAFAQNEAIDMVVFRENTEGLYVGIEHYVGDEAAESIKIITRKASRRIVRAAFEYAVREGRKKVTAVHKANILKYSDGLFLEEARNIAAEYAETHPEIEFDDRIVDNMCMQMVQYPEQYDVLVMPNLYGDIVSDLGAGLIGGLGLAPGMNLGDDIAVFEAVHGSAPDIAGQNKANPVALLFSAVLMLRHLNEKSAADRIEKAVSDVLNAGDVLTVDLGGNATTDQITEAIIANL, via the coding sequence ATGCATAATGTAACAATGATCGCTGGAGATGGGATAGGACCAGAAATATCGAAAGCAGTTGCAGATATAATTGCAGCAGCAGGTGTAGAAATTAATTGGGATAAGGTAGAAGCTGGTGCGGGTGTTATGGATAAATATGGGACACCATTACCTGAACAGGTTTTTGATTCAATCCGAAAAAACAAAGTTGCTTTAAAAGGGCCGATTACCACACCCGTAGGAAGTGGGTTTAGAAGTGTTAATGTAGCAATCAGAAAAGAACTTAATCTTTATGCAAATGTTCGTCCACTTAAGGTTCATGCAAAAGCATTTGCTCAAAACGAGGCTATTGATATGGTTGTATTTAGAGAAAATACCGAAGGCCTTTATGTAGGAATAGAACATTATGTCGGTGATGAGGCTGCAGAAAGCATTAAAATAATAACTAGAAAAGCTTCAAGAAGAATTGTTAGAGCTGCATTTGAATACGCTGTTCGTGAGGGACGCAAAAAGGTTACAGCAGTTCATAAGGCAAATATTTTAAAATATAGTGATGGTCTATTTTTAGAAGAAGCCAGAAATATAGCAGCAGAATATGCTGAAACCCATCCAGAAATAGAATTTGATGACCGAATTGTAGATAATATGTGTATGCAAATGGTTCAATATCCTGAACAGTACGATGTTTTAGTAATGCCTAATCTTTATGGTGATATTGTATCAGATTTAGGAGCTGGTTTAATCGGCGGACTTGGTCTTGCCCCTGGAATGAACCTTGGAGATGATATTGCTGTTTTTGAAGCCGTTCATGGGAGTGCTCCTGATATAGCTGGTCAAAACAAGGCTAACCCTGTAGCACTGCTTTTTTCTGCTGTTTTAATGCTTCGTCATTTAAATGAAAAATCTGCAGCAGATAGAATTGAAAAAGCGGTGTCAGATGTTTTAAATGCTGGCGATGTTTTAACTGTTGACCTTGGTGGAAATGCTACTACAGATCAAATTACTGAAGCAATAATAGCAAATTTATAA
- a CDS encoding ABC transporter substrate-binding protein → MIKFKTNFLRKETICMFLVLIVLMLVSSATVYGADDVLKVRAINGSDITTMDPAYYLGDEELNIDLSFYSKLIRFKAGSSEWELDAAEEFEVSDDGKVIEFKLKEGIQFHHGYGELTTEDVKFSFERIADPDNDSPYHNEWATLEEVEIIDKYRGRIILSEPYAPLFTQTLPYNPGSIISKEAYQDRGDNFATNPVGSGPYYWENWDPGEKITLARFEDYHGELPDFRRIEIFPISEVRMAEIALDAGELNSTQISYDSFDIYNQRADINVEQVAVTSQVFLGFNMQEEPFTDKNVRKAIRYAVNVDEVIQGAYNNIAERANSSIVESVLGHWEDAPQYDPDLEKAREYLAKAGYEDGFKTELVVPVREPLPEVGQIIRQQLLAIGIDAKIQMTDSSYDYLSQSRSNMHIQDWGPTLDPDRWTKWWHSEHVGSWNFKNFTDPDYDRLVEEAVLELDQEKRHQLYVEQQKILDEEVSAVWISHGAHLQASQDHIKPVFFTQRSQYRYWEIVE, encoded by the coding sequence ATGATAAAATTTAAAACTAATTTTTTAAGGAAAGAAACTATTTGTATGTTTTTAGTATTAATTGTTTTAATGCTAGTTAGCTCAGCTACAGTTTATGGAGCAGATGATGTATTAAAAGTTAGGGCAATAAATGGCTCAGATATTACTACAATGGACCCTGCTTACTATCTTGGTGATGAAGAATTAAATATTGATTTATCTTTTTACAGTAAATTAATTAGATTTAAAGCAGGTTCTTCAGAATGGGAATTAGATGCTGCAGAAGAATTTGAAGTTAGTGATGATGGTAAAGTTATTGAGTTTAAATTAAAAGAAGGTATTCAGTTTCATCATGGATATGGTGAACTAACAACAGAAGATGTAAAATTTTCTTTTGAAAGAATTGCTGATCCAGATAATGATTCGCCATACCATAATGAGTGGGCAACTTTAGAAGAAGTAGAAATCATTGATAAATATAGAGGTAGAATTATTCTTTCTGAACCTTATGCTCCTCTTTTCACTCAGACCCTTCCATATAATCCGGGCAGTATTATAAGTAAAGAGGCCTATCAGGATAGAGGCGATAATTTTGCTACAAATCCAGTTGGTTCAGGACCATATTATTGGGAAAACTGGGATCCAGGCGAAAAAATAACTCTAGCTAGATTTGAGGATTATCATGGTGAATTACCTGATTTTAGGAGAATAGAGATTTTCCCGATTTCTGAAGTTAGGATGGCAGAAATTGCATTAGATGCAGGTGAACTAAATTCTACTCAGATTTCATATGATTCTTTTGATATCTATAATCAGAGAGCTGATATAAATGTCGAACAGGTTGCTGTTACAAGCCAGGTTTTTCTAGGCTTTAATATGCAGGAAGAGCCTTTTACAGATAAAAATGTGCGTAAAGCCATTCGTTATGCGGTCAATGTAGATGAAGTTATACAGGGAGCATATAATAATATAGCTGAAAGAGCAAATTCTAGTATTGTTGAAAGTGTTTTAGGGCATTGGGAAGATGCTCCTCAATATGATCCCGATTTAGAAAAAGCAAGAGAATATCTTGCTAAAGCAGGCTATGAAGATGGATTTAAAACTGAATTAGTAGTACCCGTAAGAGAACCACTACCAGAAGTTGGTCAGATTATTCGACAGCAGCTTTTGGCAATTGGTATAGATGCAAAAATCCAAATGACCGACTCTTCTTATGACTATTTAAGCCAGTCAAGGTCAAATATGCATATACAGGATTGGGGACCTACTCTTGATCCAGATAGATGGACTAAATGGTGGCATTCAGAACATGTTGGTTCCTGGAACTTTAAAAATTTCACAGATCCAGATTATGATCGTTTAGTTGAAGAAGCTGTTTTAGAATTAGATCAGGAAAAAAGACATCAATTATATGTAGAACAGCAAAAAATACTAGATGAAGAAGTATCAGCTGTTTGGATATCTCATGGTGCTCATCTTCAGGCAAGTCAGGATCATATAAAACCTGTCTTTTTTACCCAGAGATCTCAATATAGATACTGGGAAATAGTAGAATAG
- a CDS encoding metal-sensitive transcriptional regulator, translating into MSSLSDEESKNLIIRLRRIEGQIRGLQRMIEEDKYCVDILTQISASRGALKKVGLKILDSHINGCVKNAISKKMVMKKSLLS; encoded by the coding sequence ATGAGTTCATTATCAGATGAAGAAAGTAAAAATTTAATAATAAGACTACGTAGAATTGAAGGACAGATCAGAGGTCTCCAGCGAATGATCGAAGAAGACAAATATTGTGTTGATATTTTAACACAGATTAGTGCCAGCCGGGGAGCCCTGAAAAAAGTAGGCCTTAAGATTTTAGACAGCCATATCAATGGTTGTGTAAAAAATGCAATTTCTAAAAAAATGGTGATGAAGAAATCATTGCTGAGTTAA
- a CDS encoding ABC transporter permease — MESKNALVQIANKTKKMSKFFISQKVFKDFFGKIGFILIVVVFLMAIFAPYLSPFDPDQVNVINKLASPSRTHLMGTDHLGRDVFSRMLYGSRISLAISIAAVTFASVTGTALGMISGYGSETLDHVLRTFFDIIRSFPSLIFAIAVIIMLGTSGIPTLTIVIGFTYFPRYARLIRAQTLKVKKKEYLISAKAIGQSDIKIMFKHILPNIKGPMFIMAAMDIPSIIAFEAGLSFLGLGVNPPTPSWGTILRNGYLNLRHSPWMVIFGGGMLIFATLGFTFLGEALRDAYDPRLKNL; from the coding sequence ATGGAGTCAAAAAATGCTCTGGTTCAAATAGCAAATAAAACAAAAAAAATGAGCAAGTTTTTTATATCGCAAAAAGTCTTTAAAGATTTTTTTGGCAAGATAGGATTTATTTTAATTGTTGTTGTTTTTTTAATGGCTATTTTTGCACCCTATTTAAGTCCATTTGATCCAGATCAAGTTAATGTGATAAACAAACTTGCTTCTCCTTCAAGAACTCATCTGATGGGGACAGACCACCTTGGACGAGATGTATTTAGTAGAATGCTTTATGGTAGTAGAATTTCTTTAGCAATTTCAATTGCAGCAGTAACTTTTGCTTCTGTTACAGGAACAGCTCTTGGTATGATTTCAGGTTATGGTTCTGAGACACTAGACCATGTATTAAGAACATTTTTTGATATAATAAGGTCTTTTCCATCTTTGATTTTCGCAATTGCAGTAATAATTATGCTTGGTACATCAGGAATTCCAACTTTAACCATTGTGATTGGTTTTACCTATTTTCCCCGTTATGCAAGGTTAATTAGGGCTCAGACATTAAAGGTCAAAAAAAAAGAGTATTTGATTAGCGCAAAAGCTATCGGTCAATCTGATATAAAGATAATGTTTAAACATATTTTGCCCAATATTAAAGGACCGATGTTTATTATGGCTGCTATGGATATTCCTTCAATTATTGCTTTTGAGGCTGGCTTAAGCTTTTTAGGGCTTGGTGTTAATCCACCAACTCCCAGCTGGGGAACAATATTGAGAAATGGCTATTTAAATTTAAGGCATTCACCATGGATGGTTATTTTTGGTGGGGGAATGCTAATCTTTGCAACCCTGGGATTTACCTTTTTAGGAGAGGCTTTAAGGGATGCTTATGATCCTAGATTGAAAAATTTGTAG